One genomic segment of Sorex araneus isolate mSorAra2 chromosome X, mSorAra2.pri, whole genome shotgun sequence includes these proteins:
- the MAGEH1 gene encoding melanoma-associated antigen H1 has translation MPRGRKSRRRRNARAAEENRNNRKIQASETSEMPSAACLVPSTPDDGLSSPEDDPGTPEETSSTLEEVSSITQAQKPSVARSNFQGTKKSLLMSILALIFIMGNSAKEALVWKVLGKLGMQPGRQHSIFGDPKKVVTEEFVRRGYLIYKPVPRSSPVEYEFFWGPRAHVESSKLKVMHFVARVRNRCSKDWPCNYDWDSDDDAEVEAILNSGARGYSAF, from the coding sequence ATGCCGCGGGGTCGGAAGAGTAGGCGCCGCCGTAATGCTAGGGCCGCAGAAGAGAACCGCAACAATCGCAAAATCCAGGCCTCAGAAACCTCTGAGATGCCTTCCGCTGCCTGTCTGGTCCCGAGCACACCTGACGATGGTCTGAGCAGCCCAGAAGACGACCCCGGCACTCCAGAGGAAACCTCCAGCACCCTGGAGGAAGTCTCAAGCATTACTCAAGCACAAAAGCCCTCGGTAGCCCGGAGCAATTTTCAAGGCACCAAGAAGAGTCTTCTGATGTCCATATTGGCCCTGATCTTCATCATGGGCAACAGCGCCAAAGAGGCCCTGGTCTGGAAAGTGCTTGGGAAGTTGGGCATGCAGCCCGGCCGTCAGCACAGCATCTTTGGAGATCCCAAGAAGGTTGTCACAGAAGAGTTTGTGCGAAGAGGCTACCTGATTTATAAGCCAGTGCCTCGTAGCAGCCCAGTGGAGTACGAGTTCTTCTGGGGACCTAGAGCACACGTGGAATCCAGTAAGCTGAAAGTCATGCATTTTGTGGCAAGAGTTCGTAACCGGTGTTCCAAGGACTGGCCATGTAATTATGACTGGGATTCGGATGATGACGCAGAAGTTGAGGCCATCCTCAATTCAGGTGCTAGGGGTTACTCTGCCTTTTAG